From Cricetulus griseus strain 17A/GY chromosome 1 unlocalized genomic scaffold, alternate assembly CriGri-PICRH-1.0 chr1_0, whole genome shotgun sequence, a single genomic window includes:
- the Lep gene encoding leptin, translated as MCWRPLCRFLWLWSYLSYVQAVPIQKVQDDTKTLIKTIVTRINDISHTQSVSAKQRVTGLDFIPGLHPILSLSKMDQTLAVYQQILTSLPSRNVVQISNDLENLRDLLHLLASSKSCSLPPTSELQQLESLDGVLEASLYSTEVVALSRLQGSLQDILQQLDLSPEC; from the exons ATGTGCTGGAGACCCCTGTGCCGGTTCCTGTGGCTTTGGTCCTATCTGTCCTATGTTCAAGCTGTGCCAATCCAGAAAGTCCAGGATGACACCAAAACCCTCATCAAGACCATTGTCACCAGGATCAATGACATTTCACACACG CAGTCGGTATCTGCCAAGCAGAGGGTCACTGGTTTGGACTTCATTCCTGGGCTCCACCCCATCCTGAGTTTGTCCAAAATGGACCAGACTCTGGCAGTCTACCAACAGATCCTCACCAGTCTGCCTTCCCGAAACGTTGTGCAAATATCTAATGACCTGGAGAACCTCCGAGACCTTCTCCATCTGCTGGCCTCCTCCAAGAGCTGCTCCCTGCCTCCGACCAGTGAGCTGCAGCAGCTAGAGAGCCTGGATGGTGTCCTGGAAGCCTCACTATACTCCACGGAGGTGGTGGCACTAAGCAGGCTGCAGGGATCTCTGCAGGACATTCTCCAACAGCTGGACCTTAGCCCTGAATGCTGA